Genomic segment of Candidatus Binatia bacterium:
TCCCCGTTCACCAACGAACAGCTCGAGATGTTCCGGCGACTGCTGGACGCGCAGCGCGCCCAGCTCATGGACGACGCCGGCAAGACCGTCACGCGCATGGGCGACGTCGCCGAGACTTTCCCCGACCCCACCGACCGGGCCGCCTGGGAGAGCGATTCGACGCGGGACCTGCGCATCCGCGACCGCGAGCGAAAACTGATCGACAAGATCGAGGAGACGCTGAGGCGCATCGACGACGGCACCTTCGGCGAGTGCGAGGAGTGCGGGGAAGTGATCACGATCGGCAGGCTCAAGGCGCGGCCGATGACCACGCTGTGCATTGCGTGCAAATCGGAGCAGGAAGCAGACGAACAAAGGCCCAATCGCCCCTGAGGCGATCATCGGGCGCACAAGGCTTGGGGCAGTAGCTCAGCTGGGAGAGCACCACGTTCGCAACGTGGGGGTCGAGGGTTCGAATCCCTTCTGCTCCACCAAGCCTTCATCCGCGACAGGCCGTACTCGCCGCATCGGACCAGCGAACTGCCGGTAGCCAATGAGACTTCTGGAGGCCCCAGGCCTCCGACGTGCACGCGATACCAGGCGCCCTCGCACTGGCGGATTTTTTTCTGTACGCCGTCTTCAGGGACAGGCGAGCTCACCGCCAAGCCCGAGCGCCGCGCGCAGGACAAGGAGCGCATCGGTCGCAGTGACCGCGGAGCTGTCGTCGACATCGCACACCGCCAGCGCGCATCGGCGCGCGTCGCTGGCGGCGAGCAGCACAAACAGAGCATCGCTGATGTGCGGCCTTTGCGTACGGATGCTGACCGGCTGGCCGCAGCGGACGATCTCGCAGTCGTTCGTGCAGGGCTGGCCGCCGTCATTGTCCGTGCCATCGTCGCACTGTTCGGGATACGCGACCTCGCCGTCGCCGCACGCCGCATCGCTTCCGCAGAACGAAACCGTTGCATCCTGGCCCCAGCATTCGAAGCTGCCGTTGGTCTTCAGTCCGCACGTGTGGCGGTAGCCCGCGGATATCTCGACGAACGGTCCTTTCGGTGCGTGCGTAAACAGGTCGGTGCCCCAGCAGTCGACCTCTCCGTCGGTTCGAAGTGCGCACGCAAACTCGGCGCCTCCGGTAACCGATTGGTACGCTCCACCCGGCGGGTCGAGCTGACCTTCCGTCGCATTCCCCCAGCATTGGATGCTGCCGTCCGGATGGACGCCGCAGACGTAGGTGCCGAGGCCGAGCTGACTGCCGGCGCCCGCAATGTGGACGAACGGTCCGGCAGGAACGACGGGATCAAACTGCTCGGGGAAGATCGAATGACTCCAGCACTCCGCGTCACCGTTCGGCCTGAGTCCGCAGCTGAACAGACCCGCGGCGGCAACCTCTGTGAACTGTCCTTCCGGCCCGTCGAGCACCGCACCTGTATCGGCGCGCCAGCAGGCGACGGTCCCGTCGTCGTGGACCCCGCAGGTGAAGTCGAGGAAGCTTGCGGAGATCTGCCGGAACTCGCCTTCCGGCGAATGCGCTGCGTAGGCGGAAGAGGAAGACCAGCACTTGACGGTGTGGTCGGGCCTTCGTCCGCACATGTGGTAGGTGCCCATCGTAATCTGGTCGAACGGTCCGGCCGGAGGCGGATACGGCGAGTACGGGGCCTCGTTGCCCCAGCACGAAACTTCGCCGGCCGTATCGAGCGCACAGCCGAACGCGCGGTGTGCAGTGTCGCCACCACCAGCCACGTGCGTGAAGGATCCGGTCATGGGAGCCTGAAACGGCGAGGCAACGTCGCTCTGCGCATTCGATCCGCCGACGCACACGAGGTCACCGTTGTCACTGACGGCACAGACGCGCATGTAGGACGGATACAGACCACGCTGCGCCGCGGTGATCTCACGATAGGTTCCAGCAGGGAACGGAATGTCCTCGTCGTGGTCGCGGCAGACAACCGCGCCGTGTACGTCGAGAGCGCAGCCGACGCCCAATGACGCAAGCGCAACGCGATCGTACTCGCCGGCGGGGAAATGCGGAAAAGTCGTGATGCTTTCCGCCTTCGTCCAGCACGCGATCGTGGCGTCGTCGCGAATGCCGCAACGCGACAGCTGCTCGCCCATCCCCAGCGACCTGAAGCGTCCGTCGGGCGCCGTCCATCCGTCGATGCATTCCACGGTTCCGTCCGCCCGAAGGCCACACGGTCCCTGCCAATCGACGAAAGTTCCTGCGAGCGGGATCGAGACGGAGGTGGGATTGTCGGCGGACCACTCTACAAGCGTGCCGTCTTCGCGAAGCCCGAGACACAGTGACCCCGCGTAGGCACCACACGACGGTTCGAGCGCGAGCAGCGAGAACTTTCCTTGGGGCGCCGGCGCCGTCACGTCCCACTCGTCGTTGCCGTAACCAAACCAGCACGCCACGGTACCGTCGCGGCGAATGCCGCAGCTTCGATCGGATCCGACGGAAACCTGCTTGAACGTACCGAGCGCGCGCTGACGGATCGGCGTCGTGGTCTGGGCGTCATCCCAGCACGATGCGACGCCGTCCACACGTACCGCACACATCGCAGTAGGCCCACTCGCCACGCTCGCCGCGAGGCATGACGGCGCCGCCTCCGCGGCATGGGAGCTGCCGAAGAGCACGGCGAGAGCGAGAAGGAATCCACGAAGCATGCTGTTCTCCCGAGGATGAAAACGGCCGATGCGGCCACGAACCTGCCGTGTAACGGGTTGGTCGAGGCAAGCCCAGCGGCAGCTCCCTGCGAAAAACGCCTTGTCCAGGAGGCCCGTGCAGCAGCTTCGGCGGGACGGTCCCTCACGGCCGGACCGGCGCGATCCGCGATCAGGTGATGATTTCGTATTTCTACTTACTTGCCATCGGGGTCGTGCCCGAGATCACGCGCCGTGTGCCTGGCGCCCCGTCATCCGTCCGCGATTCGGTAGCAGCGTCGGTAGCGACCGAATCACACCCCCCACCTTCTTCTCCGCAACGCGAATGTCGTACATCGCCTGAAGGTTCATCCAGAACTGGGGACTGTTCCCGAAGAAGTGCCCCAGTCGCAGGGCCGTATCGCCCGTGACGGCCCGCCGGCCGTTCAGGATGCCAGTGACCCGGTTCGTAGGAACCCCAAGGCGCCGGCCGAGCTCGGCGGCACTCATTCCCAGTTCTTCGAGTTGCTCGGCAAGATGTTCGCCGGGGTGAATCGCGCTACGTCCCATGTCACACCTCTCAATGGTAATCGACGATCTCGACGTCGGTCGGCCCCGCGGATTTGTACGGCCACGCAAAGCAAATCCGCCACTGATCGTTGATCCTCCCGCTCCACCAAGCCTTCATCCAGTACAGTCCACACTCGCCCGTTAGCGTAACCACGCGCGTGGAAACGCTTACGTTGTGGAGCGTGGATGCATGGCGCCGTGCGTTGCGTCGAATCGGACGCTGCGCGCTGGACATTCCCGGCGAGCACGACGAGCACGCCGATGGTCGCGTTTCTCGCACGGCGGACCCGGTGCGGTCCGCCGTGTGGCTATTTCAAACGGCAGAATGCGTCTACTGAATCTGAGTGAGGGTCAGATAGGCCACCGTCGTCAGTTCTCCCGCCGGGTCCGGAGCGCTCAAGTTCAAGATCGTGCCGGTTAGATTATTGATGCTCAGGGTGTCCCCGACAGCGAGTTGCACGAGCATCGAATGACCGACCAGGGAATTGGTGGTCGATCCGTTGTGAACAATCGAGCCGAAAACGGTGAGGCCATTCCGGACCAATCCGATGGAGTCGTTGATCTCGCCTGGACTGAATCCGAACGAGGCCATGTAGTCGCCCTCAACGGAGACGCTCACATTCCCGGTCATAGGATTGAACAGGAGACCGGCACCCGCCGAACCTGCGACAACGGAGAGCGGAAGCCCGGTACCAGGCAAAACCGTGACAGCATCTCCGCCAGGGATTATCTGGACGATCGACAGAGCGCTGTGAACCACGGCGCCACTCAGGACCTGCGCCTGGCAGTCGCCGCCGACCGGCATGATGCCGCTTCCGGTCACCTTGAGGAACGTGTTCTGCGGCACGTCGACGCCGACGAGCACCGCGGTCAGCCGATCGGTCTTCGCACTCTTGGCCGCGTTTTTGGGCGTTACGGTCTTCGTGGCGTCGATCTTCAGCGCCTCGACCGGCAACGACTGGCTGTAAACCGCCGGGTCACTGCAGTCCGCCAGCGCGTGGAGTTCCACTGTCAGCATCGTTCCTGCCGGGGCGCCCGTGCGCAACGGCTTGTCTTCGACATCGTAGTAGACCGGGACCTTGGCCGCGCCGGCCAGCGCAATCGTCGCGTTCAAGAGCATTGCGGCAACTGCCGCGCCTGTGATCGTTCTTCGCATCATGACATCCCTCGAGGGCCCCCATGTGGGACCGTTTCCCAGGATGGCTCTTATCATACGCCCGCGATCAGCACAGTGGCGCACCTCGATGATTCAGAGAGGCTGCTTCGACGGAACCTACGATGAAAGCCGGGTCTCGCGCAACGCGGACGGGAAGCTGAGAGCGCGCGGGACGCGCTGACGCAATCGCCGCGACTGCCGGGGCGCAGCATCCGCTGCGCCCCGGCAAGCTCACGTCGCAACGTTCAGAGAAAGCGCATCGCGGGTCAGAGAGTCCGCACCGCCCGCACGCGGAAGCTGGCGTCCATCGAATGGTGCGTCGTCGTTCCGAACGCAGTCACCGTCCACGCCTCGACGGCGCCGAAGAAAGGAGACGAGGACCAGTAATCGTCAAAGGCCGTGCAGCTGCACTCGGTCACCGTGCAGCCCGCTGGACACGCGGTGCGAAATCCCGGCGCGACGGCCGGGCTGGCCACGTCGAGGTCCGACAGCGCCTCGAGCTCCTTGATGTTGGGAAGGCGCCAGTCCTTGTGGCCGGCGAATCCGTCGGTGGTATCGCTGTTGAGCCCACCGATCTTCAGGTACGCGTTCGACCACGTGTACACGTTGTCCATGTCGTGGGTCGAACTGTCGTTGGCGAGCTTCTCCCACATCAGGCCGGTCGCGGGATCGCTGATCGTGCCGTCGCCGTTGTCGATGTAGTTGTGCCGGACACCGTTTTGCAGATCCCCGTCCTGGCCCGAGGTTCCGCTGCAGGCAATCTCGCCGGCGTCGGGATCCACGCAATCCGTGATCCCGGTGACCAGGGGACCGCCCGGAGGCGGACAGTCGAGCTTGACCGGTTGCCCGACCGAGGCCCGGAGCACCGCGAGCGCATCAGTCGCCGTCAGGTTTCCGCTGTGGTTCACGTCTCCACAGACCGGTCCGATATTGCCCGACCACGCGGCCGGTGCGTCAAAGGCCACGGCCAGAGCAAACACGAGAATTGCGGCAATCTTTCGCATCGAAGGGTACTCCTTGGAACCGCCGCGCGGGAAAATCCGCGCCGGGTGTCCCTTCCTGACAGTCTTCAGACGCTGTGGTCAAGCGGTCGTGGTGGCGACGTCGTAAGCAATCCACTACTCGCGAGATCACGCGACGTCACGCACCGCGTGCGATCAGTCCCGCGAGCCTGGTGCCATCGAGGACAAGACGACCACCGGCGGCGGATCGAGCGACTCGGAATTGGTGTCGGACGCGTCGAGGACTTCGATCCGGAACGACTCGGGCGCGAGGTCGTCGGCGGTGCGGAAGCCGCACCGTATGATCGGGCTCGGGGCGTGGAAACCCTGCAGGCTGATCATTCCGATCCTGGCGACATCCTGCCGGGGATCGTTACCGGCAACGATCGCGTCGACCAGGACCACGCAGTCGATCTGGTCGCCGCTTCCGATGAAGCCGCCGTTGTTTCCGAGATACGTGACCTCGAACTGCAGGGCTCCGATCGTAACCGGCACGGCATCCCCGGGTTCGACTGAAAACGTAAGTGAGTAGTCGGTGGCGTTCCCGGTAGCGTTCCCGTTGCCGCACCCGTAGCCGGATGCCGTGATCGCGAGGGCCACGACCGCGCGTGGTGCGACGGCGCGGACGCATCGACAAAGGTTCATTGCGAAGCTCCTCTATCGCGTTCGCGAGACTGGCGGAAGTCGAGTGATGGAGCCCACACCACGCCGCAGCGGACGGCAGTTGCGGGCCACCGCAAACCACGCGCGCCCATCGCCCGGCTTGAGGAGAGCTTCGGTGATTCCGTCGGGGAAGCTGTTCGCGTTGGCGTACTTGGCGCCTTTGGAAAGCGACGGATTGCCCGATGCCTTCCAGCACTTCCGTCATCGCAGTCTTGCACGCCAACGTGGACGGCACGCACGTCGAGCGTGCAATCGTCAGCCGCCGGTCGAGCTGCCCTTATAGCTCGTCAAAGACTGCCTCTCGCGCGCCGCCGCGCGGTACCAGCAGCCGGTAGTGGTCGCACCATCGCGCGCGACGATCTTGGCGGACAGAGTAATGTTGTCCGGGAACAGGTCGGGCAGCGCGAGGTTCTCTCCCTTGCCACGGAAACGGAAGCCCCCGCCGAGCGTTGCCTTGACGAGACCGATTCCGTCCGCGCTGCCCGCGCGGTCCTTGTAAACAAACCCGTTGTTGCCAGTCAGCGTCCAGCACGGCTTGGTGCCGCACATCCCATCCGCAGGCACGGTCCCGCGGAAGATCACGTTGCCACCGTCGCCGCTGTCGGACTGGTACAGACACAGCGTATAGTCGGTCGAGGTAGTCGGATCGCCGAGGCTCGACTGCGGTACCGCGAAGTCTTCGAGCAGCGCGGAGACCTGCTGCCTCGTCCCCTTCGAGTCGAGCCGCACCGAGATCGACGCCTCCTTGTCTGCACGGTCACATGGGTCGCTTCCGGGGCCGACGCAGCCGGAGAGCGGGCTGCAATATCCGCACGGCGAACAGTCGATCGGATCACCGGCTACGCAGACGCCGCTGCCGTCGCAGGTGTCGGGAGTGCAGACGCTGGCATCCTTGTCGCACGAGGTCCCCACCGGCTCGGGCGCCGAGATCACGCAGGATCCCGCGTTGCAGTTGCCGCTTCCGCAGCCCGCAGGATCGGAGCACGCGGCAGTGTTGTCGATGTGCTCGCAGACGCCGGCGCCGTCGCACTTGTCGTCGGTGCAGACGTCGAGATCGTCAGTGCAGGCTGTGGCCGGTGGGTCGTAGGTGCAGGACGACGAGCAGCAGTCGCCGTCGAGCTGGTTGCCGTCGTCGCAGTCCTCGCCGTCATCGAGCTGCTGGTTACCGCAGCGCGATCCGGACACATCGGTAATATGGGTGAGGCATTCGAAAGCCGGTCCGGGGAGCAGCTGTGCGATATGCAGCTCCTGCGTGCCGGTGAACGTCAGACCGTCCGCGGCAACGCTGCCTTGGACCGAATTGGTGCCGCACAACGGGTAGGGTTGTCCCGGATCGATCGAAAACGCACCAGTCCCTTCGTCGATGTTCCCCGCATATGGCCCGTAGTAGTCCGTGCTCACCCGGAGGGTCCCGGCGGACTCGGTGACGTCCCAGTGCTCGCTCAACGCGCCGGTTACGTGCCACTTGCCGGACATGTCGTAGGCCGCATGCGCGTCGAGGCGCGATACGATCGTGGCCCAGATCACGGTGACGGCGGCAAGAAATCCGGCGTGTCTCCCGAGCATGGGAAGCGTTTACCACGAAAGCGCAACGGCAAGCGAAGACTTTCGCAATCTCGCCTGCGAGTGCCGACTCGGTAACAGTTCATACCGAAGTCACGGATTCATTGAGGAATTTTCCACGTTTTTCCCCAGTCCCTCCGTTCGCGTTTTTCGGAAACCCGAAAGACGTTCCGACAGCGCCGATCGAACCTCGCAAACGTTGCACTAGCCGGGGACAAACGGTTCGATAGCTGCCGTTCGGTTCGCGACGGAACCAGTCCACTACTTAGATCAACAGGGGAATACTCACCATGAAATGCAAGATCGGCGTTGCCGTCACGGCCAGCGCGATGCTGGCGTGTGTCACTTTTGCCGGCTCGGTATCTGCGGCCAGCACGCCCGCGGAGAAATGCGCATCATCCAAGATGAAGGCGTCCGGCAAAGCCTGGGCAGCGAAGGCGAAGTGCTATGCCACCGCACTGGCCTCCAGTAGCGACGTCGACCAGGGTTGCCTGGACACGGCGCAGGCCAAGTACGACGACGCATTCACCAAGATCGAGCAGGCCGGAGGCTGCTCCATCACCTCGAACGCCGCGTCTATCCGCACGAAGCTCGACAACGGCGTGGAAGACGTGGCCGGTGACCTCGGTTGCGGAAACGGCCATCTCGACGGTGACGAAGCCTGCGATGACGGCAACCTGGTGGCCAACGACGGTTGCAGCCCGACCTGCACCAATGAGTGCGGGGACGGTCAAGTGACGGGCTCGGAGCAGTGCGACGACGGCAATCTCGTCAACGGCGACGGCTGCGACAACAAC
This window contains:
- a CDS encoding DUF1566 domain-containing protein, with translation MRKIAAILVFALAVAFDAPAAWSGNIGPVCGDVNHSGNLTATDALAVLRASVGQPVKLDCPPPGGPLVTGITDCVDPDAGEIACSGTSGQDGDLQNGVRHNYIDNGDGTISDPATGLMWEKLANDSSTHDMDNVYTWSNAYLKIGGLNSDTTDGFAGHKDWRLPNIKELEALSDLDVASPAVAPGFRTACPAGCTVTECSCTAFDDYWSSSPFFGAVEAWTVTAFGTTTHHSMDASFRVRAVRTL
- a CDS encoding HigA family addiction module antitoxin, with product MGRSAIHPGEHLAEQLEELGMSAAELGRRLGVPTNRVTGILNGRRAVTGDTALRLGHFFGNSPQFWMNLQAMYDIRVAEKKVGGVIRSLPTLLPNRGRMTGRQAHGA
- the dksA gene encoding RNA polymerase-binding protein DksA; its protein translation is MFRSPFTNEQLEMFRRLLDAQRAQLMDDAGKTVTRMGDVAETFPDPTDRAAWESDSTRDLRIRDRERKLIDKIEETLRRIDDGTFGECEECGEVITIGRLKARPMTTLCIACKSEQEADEQRPNRP